Within the Setaria viridis chromosome 3, Setaria_viridis_v4.0, whole genome shotgun sequence genome, the region CGTTTTCCATTGCCGCATCCAAATTCCATTACTGATTCTCTTAGCAGCTCAAGCTAATAACCAAACCTGATCCATACTTACCAGCCAGTGTTCCATCCCAATACCCAAGCTTCAACTAACTTTTGTGTCTGGCTTCCTGGGATCATTCAGTAACCAATCTCGACCTTGAGCTTGCTGGTTTCCAAATCCTTGTTCTACTCATATACCCAACATGAACATCGTCTGCTTTCTCCACCAATAGATTTACCTTACTGTTCCCTTGCCCTTCTccaagaaaagttgctagataCGCCTCTATTCCTTGTTAAATAGTCTTCCTTTTCATCTAGACAAAGAAATAAGAAATCTTTTTCGACAAAGAATGGCACTACTTTTGTTAGATGAATAATAATCTAGGGATATTGGGAGGCCTTCTACCCACTTTTCATTTTGAAGGGATCCTACCTTCCCCTCAACCCTAATCTAAGAAAGCGCTTTAGGCATGCCCTGTTTACATGTCTCTTTTTCCTATTCCTGTTCAACTCAATTTTCCTGTCTACTCATTCCCAGCATCGAGAGCAAATTGGAAAGCCTCTATCACGTTGCATGCCTAGTAAGATACATAAAACTATTGCGAATTCAGTTCGTGAGCACTGAGCACTCTAACAGATTGAACTGAGCTGCAACGAGATTCAATCCGACTACTCGCTGAAGAATGTCTGAGATACTCTGTCTTGCCATGCCAAAAATTTGCTGCACTAAGCATTGCGGCTAGGTGCCAGTTGACACCATCCTGTCTAGCTTGGGCACCTAGACCTGCCTAATTAATGATTAGGTTCAGGCACTGGTCTGCCACCATCAAAAAGTAGGGAGGCCTAGGCAAAATTGCTTATGCTCCAGATCTGCACTAGGATGCCCTATTCAGGATACACATCCATCAAAAACTGGGTAACATCTTCTCTTCAGTGACCTGATAATCTAGACCCCGTCAGCTGAGATTCATGTATACGTATGCATGattgtatgcttgtatttaaCTACACTGCCTGATTTGCATGCACAAACTACTCTAGCTCAATTGACGAAAACATGGCATAATCATGTTGTTTATACTCTGACATAAAGGAATTAAGTACTACAAACAAGTACCAAATTTCATCTTTGATTATGTTTTTATGTTTGCACTATGGTAAGCCTATTATTTTGAATAATTTTTAGTTTGTATTCAATGTATCTGTTTAAGAGATCCTAAAAGCTTTTAGAGTGATCCAAAGTAAATAGAACATTTAATTGAAAAGTGTCTGCATTTACAGGGATGCCTTTCGCTTCAGAAGCAGAAGTCCTTCTGAGAGGAGATGGAGAGGCATGGCATCTGGAGAACTTGATTTTGCAGCTGATAGATGGGTAAGAGGTGCAGTACCCATACCACAAAGAGATTACCACTTTACTTTGCAAGGCCATGATTTTGGGGAAGGAATATTGAATGGGGGTGCGGGCTGGCTATATTCTCATGGTTATTCTGCTTCTCATGATGTCCATAGTGATGAGATTAGAGAAAGCTCTGATGCTAGAGGTCGTCTGGATTCATCCAATGGGAGAAGGCTGAAGCAAGGAAAGACAAAAGAAATTGCCTGTAAATTCTATGTGCAAGGTCACTGTCGTCATGGTTTAAATTGCAGATATCTCCATGACAGTGCTTTGGAAACTGAAAGGGAACATCGTGTACCTGTTGCTATTTCTGTGCATACAAATGGTCATAGCTGGTATCCTCATCACAATGCTCCCAATAATCAGATGGAACCAACCACACCTGTTGTTGTGCATACAAGTGCTCATGTTTTGTCCGGATATGACAGAGGGAACCTAAATTCTGCTCAAAGAAGTCAACACTACGTGTTTCCTTTACAAGATTTTGGTTTACAACCGCCACCGCTCTTAATTCCTAGCCGAATAAGTGAAAATGGCATCAACATTGACAAGGGCCACAGTTCACAAGTTTTGGGTATACAAAATGGGATGCATGCTACTAATTTTGCTACTAGGAACAGCCAAATGCATCAATATAAATTTTTGGCGCATCCAAAACGGCTAGGTGAGTATTTTGTTCCTCAGGCAGGTGTCCATGTTCCAGCTCTTAGTCTGCAAGGTCAGTCATCTTCTCAAGAGGCATATGCAATTCTAGATGTTTCTTCACACAATGGACAGATTTTCAACGTAAATGATCAAATTAGTAAGAATCTTGAGGCAGCTGTGGGGAGTAAGGAAACAACTGGCATACCCAAGCATGTCCAAGATTCTGGTACTCAAAGCATGCAGAATACACATAATTTTCAGCCTGTAGGTGCAAATGAGCCAACTCAGCGTCAAACCTTGCAAGAGGTATCCGTTGCGCCATACTCCAGATCTGCTAATAGGGTTGCAGCTTCGATTTATCATGATGCAGCAGCAAGTGAGCAAACCCATATTAAGGATCCATATGGAAAGGCTCTTCTTTCTGCTGCTCCTGTTGGAAAGCAATTTTCCCGGCGTAATCGGGATCCAAGGTTGGTGACAAAttcatctgctgcgcctccatCCGTTCCACCCATTCCGCATGAAGCAACAGCAATCTCTGTCCCATCTGCTGCACCTCCACCTGCTCCACCCATTCAGCAAGAAACTAGGGATGATAATACCCACCCTGTAGATTTATCCCGCTCAGTTGAAGTGACTGGTCATGCTGCAGTGCCGAGGATTTTTAAAAAGGCATTAACTAACTTTGTGAAGGAACAGCTTCAGAAAACATGGAAAATGGGTCACTTGACAACAGAGCTCCATAAAATCATTGCGCAGAAGGTTGTTGAGAAAGTTATGCACTCAGCAAAAAGCATTCACAACACAAGTCAAAAAGCCAAGAAGTACTTGCAAGACTACAGGAGAAAAATCAACGAACTTATAAGGGTCCGCCCTGATCCTCCTACTTCATTACTGCCTTCTCCTAACGTCACTGAGAAAGTCACTGACCTAAATTTTACCAAACTTACTATGCTCACACTGGACTCGGTTGCATGCAGGACTATTTGAAGCACTACGATGTGAAATATCTTCAGTGACATGGAGATGTGTGCTTGTGTTCTTCCTGGGTGGAAAAGATTGAAGCACCTAATGTCCCTTGGGGTTGAAGTATAGGATTTTGTAACTTGGGCGCTTGAGTTAGATTTGAACCAGacgttttattttccttttttgagtCGCAGAGATTTTGTGCGCTTGACTGCTTGTTTATTGTGTTGCCAGATAGCTGATGTAATACCGCTGTTAGCAGGTCCTGGAACGTTAATGCTTACTTGGTGTACCTTTTGCAGACTATGCCCTGTTGGAACAGTGGGCTTTCTTTGGTTAGATTATGCAAGTACTGCATGGTCTTTATGAACAGAAACTATGTTTTGGTACAATGGTTATAAGCTCTAATGGTGTCTTCTTTTGCATTTTACATCTGATGGAAGTCGTAAGGCCTTGTTCCTGTGTGgatgagcaaaaaaaaaaatgttcagggATGATCAGAACTTTGATTCTACTTTCATTTTACCGAACTATGCTGCTGGGGAAAGCACAGTATCGGTTCCTAatcccccttagtaccggttgtacaactGGTATTGCTACTTCAGCGTTAAATGGgggtctttagtaccggatcatataaccggtactaaagggatattaaaaaataaaaaaaattaacgtCGCCCGGCCTCGcatcccgccggccgcgcctcgtcggcgccggctgCCCCTCCCCCATGACATGCCGGCCACCCCTTCTTCCCGACCGGCCACCGCTCCTACTCACTGGATCTCTAAGGCGCGCCTCAAAGGTCCGGCGAGGAGGAGTGGCAGCTGGCCGGGAAGAACGGGTGGCCGGTGGGTCGCGGGGAGGGGCGGCTGGGCACAGCAGGCAAGATGCGGCCGGGAGAAGGGCAGGTCCagcaaggagagagagagaaagagagagcgGGGGAAGCCCCCGTAGCCACCCTTGCCTCCCACCGCCACCCTTACCCCCGTCACTGCCCTTGGCCCCGTCGCCGAGGAAGAGAGAggccgccgcccttgcccccATCATAGAGAGAGAGGGTGAGGCCCTTTACCTCGTCGGCCTGCCGTGCCTCGCCCCACGGCTCCCCTGCGCCATACGCCGCATCCTCCACCTGCACCGTCACTTCTCGTCCTGCGGCGCATCCTCCACccgcgctgctgctcctcatcCTGCGCTGCATCCTTCGGCCACCACCTTGCCCAACACTGCCTCCACACCTTgccccgccgcctctcctcaccgctagtgaggggcgagcggaggggggaggggaggggcagcagcctCGCACCTTCGACCTGCCACGCTAGAGGAGGATGAGGTCCAGGCAGCAGTGCGCAGAGAGAGAGGACAGAGAAAGAGGAAGATAGGGGGCGGGCGGAGAGAGAGGATGGGAGCGGGGTATGGTGGGAGTGGATAAGGTGGATGGGGCGACGGGGTACTAAAGGTTGggagctcctttagtaccggttgagggTTCCaaacggtactaaaggtcacccattagtaccgggtaatGGGtaatctttagtaccggttggagctcccaaccaatactaaaggagaactagccgttagacatggtactaatgctcacattagtaccaagtcaaaaaccaaccggtactaagggtcAGGACTAATGCTTAGTTTTCGAGTAGTGCTAGTAAAATGCACGTGCAGCACACACATGTTTTGAAGAAACCTTATAGACTTATTTCTTGTGCTTTCTTCATATTGATTTTAATGAGAATAATTAGATAATGTGTGTTGAACAACATAGTGAGGCCTTCGGATAATTGGAGGTGCTAAACAAAACGTTCAGACTGTAGATTATCTTTTACTGTGGATTATCAGGTCTGGGCACGGTTCCTATCATTTATTAATTCATTTACTTAAGACAATACCTTCATTTACTTCATTAATGAAAACGCGAACGGTCAGTATTAGACGGAATAGCCATTCTCGTCCTCAAACACTCAACACGGCTTAATATCGTCCTTCAACTACCAAAGCGACCATTTCAGTCCCTATAATTCTTTGTGCTGCTTAATTTCGTCCTTGGTCCGACGTGTCATGCCATGTTGGCACGTCATGCCAACATCTAAAATCGGTTTCTTTTCCTTTATGTATAATTTGATCGACGTGCACTTCTTCATCTCATTATTATGGGTTGCCACGTAAGCATACAGAAAGTAACAAGGCAAATTCCAGGGTATTAGAACTTGGCAATAAGAAAGAAGGGACTCATgcgaatttttttaaaaaaaaacacagccCCACACCACACCCCCAATTAACTAAGCTGCTCCTGATTCCTGAATCCTCCCATCGTTCCTATTTGCCAACGCCGCACCGCAGCTCCCTCTGGCGGTCTGGCCTGTCCTCTACCATGGCCACCCGGCGCCCTGTATTCTCCCTTGCCGGAATAATATTACTTATCTATTAAGCCATAGGACCGAGAAAATTGTAAAACTAACATAGACAGTAGACAGAACATGGCCAACTGGTATCGACATAAGAAAATGATCTAATCTATAAGAAATGACAAAACTTTGCAGAAAATAAAGATATAAAACTGGATATGCCAACCTGCTAAGCGTGTATTGAGAAATAAGATCTGCATAAGCTGCAAGTTCATCAATGCGAGAACCCGTTTGTATCAGTTGTCCATATCCTCACAGTACCATCAGAGCAAGCAGTTACATATCTCCATCTTCCAAGAATTTAGCATCCCGGATGCATTCTGGGTGCTCTCCATCTAcaatatttttcttgaaaaatcAGACACAAGAAGTACATGAATAACTTTTTGGACTACACAagttgattttccttttctactGCACAAGTTCAACAGGTGAGTATATAGTTTAAGTTTTCACTTTTCAGCATACTCGATCGACAGAAGCATTGAGAGCGGATAGATTATTCAGACGCTATCTAGAAATCTCGGGGCACCGGCAAGCAAAGAGCGAACGTCGTTGTTCCCGTCCAGAAGCCAGCCTTCACTGTACCCGCGAGGTTAACGGCACGGAGGGCATGTCACATCTCCGCAGATAAGGCGGCGGAGGGAGCAAACAATGACCAGGACATATGATAGCAGCGGCAGACGGTGGCGTGGACCGAccggagcggcggcgcgtgccGACGAGGGGGATGCAGCCACCGCGTGCTGCCGCAGGCCGGTCACCACGCGCGTGCAAGAAGCAACAACAGCAGACGGGAGCAGAGAGAGGCGGCCAAGCTCCTGGCCTCCTCCATgtcgcctttagtcccgattagtagggataaaccaatcgagataaAAAGGATCCTCACGTGTaacttccttaccatcccacctacacagcacatctaatCATATAGAGGATGCAAtctttttgtattaactcgtggagaccgggataaaaggggtcttttatcccggttggtattacaaaccgggataaaagggttcgagggatttagtcctctttcagctaccctgtgggggaccctttttatcccggtttgaaacaccaactgggataaaagacccattttatcccgattgATATTACAAACTGGAATAAAAGACCCTCGACCCTTTAATCCctgttggtaacaccaaccgggataaaaggggggtcttttatcccggttggtgtttcaaatcaTGGTAAAAGACCTCTCAGgaccttttttttccactagcctttgcaaccaggataaaaggtcccggttggtcaGCCCCCtgccagtgaccgagctttagtcccggttggtgaatcTTTGGTCCCagaccaactttaaaccaggataaaagggggcgcatggaaggtgagttctctactagtgaagggAGCTCCTACCAGTCAGGACATGGATCTAGCTAGTCGGGCTAGTCGGGGATGGTGAGGGTGAATCCAGCACCACGTCGGGGACACCGATGGTTGGGTGTGGACATGGCATCAATGCGGCGGTGGAGCGGCGGCCAACATCCGTCCACGCAACGAGTGGCGGCGGCCCACCTCCATCCATGCAAAGACAACCCCATCCTTCAAATCACCCCTTCCGAGCGCCCGTGCCCATTGATCCCGAGCACTCGACACCCATTGATCTCGATCGCCTGTCGCCCGAGGTACTCCTCCCGACCGTCCACATCTAAACGGCTAGAGCACAGCGTAAAAGCATAGCAGCGTCTCACTTGAGCGTCGTTCCACCAGCCCCCGCTGAACCCGAGCAACGGCCTGCCATTAGAGCATCGCACCGAAGGGGAGAAGAATGAGACCGGTGGATTGATTGACGCTCGGCTCCCAAATTGGATCGATTGATTGCGCTGAATGTTTGGATCGATTGGCTGATTTCACGGAGGGACATGAGGCAAGGTCCGGTGGGTACGTGGGCACCGTGGTGACACAAAACAGCCAAAAACGGTAGAAACAATTTGCTTCATTCTTCTTCATGGGTCTGCACCCTATCCTCTTCTTCAAAAAGGTGGGTTCGGCGTGAGTGGTACCATGGTCCTAATTTGGGTGAAAAagattttcaattattttcgaTCTTAATAGTATAGATTATAGTATAGATAGATTGACTGGTTGCATGGTAGGTGGTCAACAACTGTTATTGCTGAACTAGTGATTAAGCAGAAACCATGTGAATTGAAGTGGCACATACAACATGCTATGCTGTTGATACTGTGTACCTGATAAGGGTTCTACGAAGGTTGAGCGACCAGTGTACCTCAATTGCTTAGTTCTTGATTTAGAATATTGCATTGTCAATTGCAGCTTCCGTCAAAACTAGATGCATATGACGTGCATTTAGACGGCCTTTACTTATTAGTTGATCAGGAGCTGTTGCATAAATAATGCGTTGCAAAATACGTGCGTTCTTGCAACAAAAGCTGCTTGTGCATACTGTTAGAAGAATCGTCGTATGAGACGAGGACTGTAACTTAGAGATAAGAGTTGTTATGATTTGAGTTGGCATgctagagatagagatagaatCTTGATGTATTTGAATGCTGGCTAAACTCTATCTGTAACAACAGATATTGTAATGTGTTGGGACTTTGTCcctatataaacatgcaaccACGGTGAGCCAAGATAGGCAACCGTGTTCAATCTATTtgacatggtaatcagagcgcTTCTTCCATAAACACATCTATCTACTCCACCCTCTCCAAGCACACGCCATACACATCCATGGCGTCATCATCTGCTTCGCCTACGGTGGCATCGCTCGGAGCTCCTGTAGCTGAAAAGCTTACACGGGAGAATTACGTCTTATGGAAGGCTCAGTTCTTGCCCGCTGTGCGAGGCGCGCAGCTGATGGGAATCCTTGACGGATCTGTCAAGGAGCCGGCCAAGACCATGGAACCGGTGAAGGCCGATGGCAAGAAAGAATTGATCGCTAACCCAGAATATGATCTATGGGTAGCGAAAGATCAACAACTGCTGAGTTATCTCCTCAACTCCATCACCAAGGAAGTGCTAGCACAAGTGGCGTTAGAGACGACGTCGGCTGGAGCATGGAGTGCGCTGCAGACAATGTTTGCGGCACAATCAAGAGCACGCGTGATAAATCTACGCATGCGGTTGTCTACTCTCAAGAAGGGTAGCATGACTTCATCAACGTATTACACCAAGATGGTGGCTATCAAGGATGAGCTGGCAGCAGTAGGAGTCATCATTGATGATGGTGAGATGGCATCTTACATCCTTAATGATCTTGATTTTGAGTATAATCCGTTTGTGTCCTCGATGCTTGGCCGTGCCGATCCCCTCTCTCTTTCCGTTTTGTACTCTCACCTTCTATCCTATGAGATGCACCTGGAGGCTTATAATGAAGGGGGACAGTACACATCGTCAGCAAATTCAGCTTCTCGTGGAGGTTTTCGGGGACGTGGCAATGGAGGACGAGGCAACAGAGGGCGCAACCGTGGGCGCACTagtggtggccgtggtggccAGAACAGGGGTGGCCAAACCTATAACAGTGGAAATCAGCCCAAGAAGGTTGTCTGTCAAATCTGCAAAAAGATCGGTCATGAAGCACCAAGATGCTGGTACAGATACGACGAGGATGACCAGGAGAAAGTGGCCGGCGCTGCAGCTACAGGTTATGGCTATGATACAAATTGGTATGCAGACAGTGGCGCAACCGACCACATCACTGGAGAACTTGACAAGTTAACTATCAAAGACAAGTACAATGGTCGAGATCAAGTTCAGGCCGCCAACGGTTCAGGTATGCAAATTAGTAATATTGGTCATTCAACTTTACATACCCCGGGTAGAACCTTATGTCTAAACAATATCCTTCATGTTCCTCCTGCCCACAAAAATCTTGTTTCCGTCCACAGACTAGCTTCTGATAATAATGCCTTTCTGGAATTTCATCCAAAATTCTTTTTTATCAAGGATCAGGAAACGAAGAAAATCCTTCATCAAGGTAGATGCAAAGGAGGACTTTATCCATTAGAATCTATCTCGTCAGAAGAAAATGGCGGCAAGAAAGTTTATAGTGTTAGCAAACCTTCTGTTTCTAAGTGGCATAGTCGCTTAGGCCATCCAGCTTATCCTATTGTTCAGCGTGTGCTTAGTCGTAATAATCTCCCTTGTGGCAGTACTAGTTTTAAGTCAATTTGTGATGCTTGTCAAATGGCTAAAAGCCATCAACTACCATATTCGAGTTCAGAAAATTCATCCAAAGCTCCGCTTGATCTTATTCATTCTGATGTTTGGAGTCCTGCACCTACTTCTGTGGATCGTTATTCTTATTATGTGAGCttcattgatgattttagtagattcACCTGGATTTATCTCTTGAAAAAGAAATCTAATGTGTTCCAAGTTTTTAAAGAATTCCAGAATCTCGTGGAGCAAAAAcatgataagaaaattattTCTGTGCAACTGACTGGGGAGGCgaatatgagaaattgaatTCCTTCTTTCAGCGGATTGGCATAGCACATCGTGTTTCATGCCCTCACGCCCACCAGCAAAACGGTCTTGTTGAAAGGAAGCATCGTCATATTGTTGAAGTTGGTCTTGCGCTTCTTGCAAATGCATCGATGCCCTTAAAATTTTGGGATCAAGCCTTTTTAACTGCCACTTATCTCATCAACATGCTTCCCAGCAAAGTTCTTAGTTTTGATACCCCTACAAAACGCTTGCTACAAGAAAAGCTTGATTACAACTCTCTTCGCATTTTTGGGTGCGCCTGTTGGCCTAACTTGCGCCCCTCTAATACTCGAAAGTTTGCTTTCAGATCTATTAAATGTACCTTTATTGGTTACAGCTTCATGCATAAAGGCTTCAAGTGCTTAGATCCTTCCACCGGTCGTATCTACATCTCTCGTGATGTTATTTTCGATGAATCTATCTTTCCGTTTGCCCACTTACATCCAAATGCAGGCGTTCTTCTTAGAAAAGAGACTCTCCTTTTACCTAATCATCTTCGTAATCCAGGGGATGTAAGTTGTATTGACAATATTACTAGACCATTTGCCATCTAGCGATGAGCAGGCTGTTTTTCAAGAGGAGCTATCATCTGCGCCGGCACACAACGGTACAGTAAACTCTGGCGGCGTTTCTCAGGGCGCATGCACTAATTTTCAAGCTGATCCGCCGGCTGTTCTTGTCGCACCAATGAACGCCTCGCCGGTTCCATCTCCACCGTGTGGCCCAATAACTGCGCCTGCCGCTCCTACATCGCCGCGTGGGGGGACAGAGCAGACTCGTCGGCTGCTTTCGCGCCTCCCGCGCTAGGGGACAGCACTGTCCCACCGCCAGCACCAGAGGACAGAGCGCCCCCAGCactcgcgtctctagcacgcGGATCGTCTCCCACGGGAGCGCTGGATGAGGACGCCGGATCATCTGCGGGAGCTGGATCTGGTGTGGATTTGGCTGGATCTTCCGTGGCTGCTGGTTCCGGGGCAGCTGCTCCATCAGATGCGGCCGTACCTGCTGGTTCACCATCAAGACGACGAATGCGGCTTCAAAGCGGAATCACTAAACCAAAACAGTTCAAGGATATGATCAGGTACAGGCTTTTCTCAGCTTCTGGGGAACCACGTGATTTCCGTGAAGCTCTTGGTGATCCTAGATGGAAAGCCGCAATGCAAGATGAATTTGATGCTCTCATTAGAAATCACACTTGGCATTTAGTTCTTGAAACAAAGGGCAAT harbors:
- the LOC117849244 gene encoding zinc finger CCCH domain-containing protein 55-like; amino-acid sequence: MASGELDFAADRWVRGAVPIPQRDYHFTLQGHDFGEGILNGGAGWLYSHGYSASHDVHSDEIRESSDARGRLDSSNGRRLKQGKTKEIACKFYVQGHCRHGLNCRYLHDSALETEREHRVPVAISVHTNGHSWYPHHNAPNNQMEPTTPVVVHTSAHVLSGYDRGNLNSAQRSQHYVFPLQDFGLQPPPLLIPSRISENGINIDKGHSSQVLGIQNGMHATNFATRNSQMHQYKFLAHPKRLGEYFVPQAGVHVPALSLQGQSSSQEAYAILDVSSHNGQIFNVNDQISKNLEAAVGSKETTGIPKHVQDSGTQSMQNTHNFQPVGANEPTQRQTLQEVSVAPYSRSANRVAASIYHDAAASEQTHIKDPYGKALLSAAPVGKQFSRRNRDPRLVTNSSAAPPSVPPIPHEATAISVPSAAPPPAPPIQQETRDDNTHPVDLSRSVEVTGHAAVPRIFKKALTNFVKEQLQKTWKMGHLTTELHKIIAQKVVEKVMHSAKSIHNTSQKAKKYLQDYRRKINELIRVRPDPPTSLLPSPNVTEKVTDLNFTKLTMLTLDSVACRTI